Proteins from a single region of Populus trichocarpa isolate Nisqually-1 unplaced genomic scaffold, P.trichocarpa_v4.1 scaffold_104, whole genome shotgun sequence:
- the LOC112325732 gene encoding uncharacterized protein LOC112325732 produces the protein MGRGRGKGKKLTVSNHDDTGSGEEEKIPAQKRRGRPQKPLKDGIDEEEVEKIEDEDVEKGKTDITSKDSKSPTAAENGKKRKRYSQAKEKPDSVKEENGVGTRSSTDDSTKSNGFRHNGSRRKSKPRRAAEAGVECK, from the coding sequence ATGGGTAGAGgcagaggaaaaggaaagaagttgACTGTTAGCAATCATGATGATACTGGAAGTGGGGAGGAAGAGAAAATTCCAGCACAGAAGAGAAGGGGAAGGCCACAAAAACCGCTGAAAGATGGCATCGATGAGGAGGaagttgaaaaaattgaagatgaagatgtaGAGAAAGGAAAAACTGACATCACAAGCAAAGATTCAAAAAGTCCAACAGCAGCAGAAAATGGAAAGAAGAGGAAGCGATATTCACAGGCAAAGGAGAAACCAGATTCAGTAAAGGAAGAAAATGGTGTTGGAACCAGATCAAGTACTGATGACTCAACCAAGTCTAATGGTTTTCGTCATAATGGAAGTAGGCGGAAAAGCAAGCCTCGTCGTGCTGCTGAAGCAGGTGTGGAATGTAAGTGA